GGCCTGCTGATCCATCGCGGCGGCCGCTGGCAGGGGAAGGAGGTCCTGCCCGCGGCGTGGATCCGCGCGATGCGCGCGCCGTGCGCGATCAATCCCGAGTACGGTCTGCTCTGGTGGCTCAACACCGGGCGCCGCCAGTTCCCGAGCGCGTCGGAGTCCTGCTACGCCGCGTACGGTGCGGGGAGCAACGTCATCTTCATCGACCCCGAGCACGACCTCGTCGCCGTCGTCCGCTGGATCGACAAGGCGAGCCTGGACGGCTTCGTGAAGCTCCTGGTAGAGAGCGTCAGATCCTAGCCCGGCGTTGTCGACCGACGCTCTCGAGCTGGCTGGCGGCCTCTGTATGGATATGCGACGGGATATGCGTCAGGGTCCTGCAGCGTATCTCGGTCCGGCCGACGCGGGCGTATTGAGCGCAACGTGCTCGAGGGAAAGAGCATATGGAGGTGGCGGAAGGGTCACTCGGACCCGGGATATCCTCAGCGTTTGCGGTGTTATGCAGACCTGCATATCCCGCAGCCGAATTCTAGTTCGCCGCATAGGCGGTCTGTCCA
The Candidatus Methylomirabilota bacterium genome window above contains:
- a CDS encoding serine hydrolase; the encoded protein is GLLIHRGGRWQGKEVLPAAWIRAMRAPCAINPEYGLLWWLNTGRRQFPSASESCYAAYGAGSNVIFIDPEHDLVAVVRWIDKASLDGFVKLLVESVRS